One Thermofilum sp. genomic window carries:
- a CDS encoding metal ABC transporter permease, which yields MLATYIDPRWVLVMLGSAAAFGSLSPLIQARRLSYFAASLPHSALLSVTLGYIASVAVGGHPALWAVAFSLPLSAMLMYFVHRGVSEDSATSAFVAFTVSGSVAAVYYVLTNYPARVSLWSYILGDPLLSTWEDAAIAAAMGVLTVALTSRLILVEVSIGMDSEFAASSGIKVNLHNYLLASLLTVTAVGLLKIVGFVLEHVVLLMPGAAAAIIARSAREFYLLSVVFSLSASALGLALSILLNIAPAAMTGFVLLAFYLAALALGGGR from the coding sequence CGCTGGGTTCTCGTGATGCTGGGGAGCGCTGCCGCCTTCGGCTCCCTAAGCCCGCTAATCCAGGCGAGAAGGCTCAGCTACTTCGCCGCATCGCTGCCGCACTCCGCTCTCCTCTCGGTCACGCTCGGGTACATAGCCTCCGTAGCGGTCGGGGGGCACCCGGCTCTCTGGGCCGTAGCCTTCAGCCTGCCGCTCTCAGCCATGCTCATGTACTTCGTCCACAGGGGTGTCAGCGAGGATAGCGCGACCTCGGCTTTCGTGGCCTTCACCGTCTCCGGGAGCGTGGCTGCGGTCTACTACGTTCTCACGAACTACCCGGCGAGAGTGAGCCTGTGGTCCTACATCCTCGGCGACCCGCTGCTGTCCACGTGGGAGGATGCGGCCATAGCGGCCGCCATGGGGGTTCTCACGGTGGCTCTGACGAGCAGGCTCATCCTCGTAGAGGTCAGCATAGGGATGGATAGCGAGTTCGCGGCATCCTCGGGGATCAAAGTGAACCTGCACAACTACCTTCTCGCTTCCCTGCTGACGGTGACCGCGGTCGGCCTGCTGAAGATCGTGGGCTTCGTCCTAGAGCACGTCGTGCTCCTCATGCCCGGTGCAGCCGCGGCAATCATCGCGAGAAGCGCGAGAGAGTTCTATCTGCTGAGCGTAGTGTTCTCGCTCTCGGCGAGCGCTCTCGGGCTAGCCCTCTCCATCCTGCTGAACATCGCGCCAGCAGCGATGACGGGCTTCGTGCTGCTCGCCTTCTACCTCGCAGCACTCGCGCTGGGTGGTGGGAGGTGA
- a CDS encoding NifB/NifX family molybdenum-iron cluster-binding protein, which translates to MKKRIVFPAEESRGLDSRLSEHFGRAPFFIAVELDEDGSISEVVERANRSEHFGGSGRPVDFVLQLKPDVVVTHEIGPGALSTLRSAGVLVLRAAGSTVREAIEAYKQGSLREVTEDYSHHHHHHFHHHHHH; encoded by the coding sequence TTGAAGAAGAGGATAGTTTTCCCAGCTGAGGAGAGCAGGGGCCTCGACTCGAGGCTCTCAGAGCACTTCGGGAGAGCCCCCTTCTTTATCGCTGTCGAGCTAGACGAGGACGGCAGCATCTCCGAGGTGGTAGAGAGGGCTAACAGAAGCGAGCACTTCGGGGGGTCGGGGCGCCCAGTAGATTTCGTGCTACAGCTCAAACCCGACGTCGTGGTTACCCACGAGATAGGGCCCGGGGCGCTCAGCACCCTTAGGAGCGCGGGGGTTCTAGTCCTGAGGGCAGCTGGGAGCACAGTCAGGGAAGCTATCGAAGCGTACAAGCAGGGCTCCCTCAGGGAAGTGACAGAAGACTACAGCCACCACCATCACCACCACTTTCATCACCACCATCACCACTGA
- a CDS encoding phosphoenolpyruvate carboxykinase (GTP), producing the protein MGDLRLVELHDYRGVLERLEPREQVERLFRVRSERLLRDVAIVASVAEPSSLFVHTGSPADREYVRRRALERGEELPSRIPLHTVHFDGPRDLARDKVNTRILVPGGRGVPLINTMDRAAGLRELAELMRGVMRGKEMFVSFYLYGPRGSPFSLYGVQITDSAYVIHSEDILYRSCYEEFTERADIEYMLFVHSAGERDENGWSRSTEKRRIYIDLEGNATYSVNTQYAGNTVGLKKLALRLAVYKGFREGWLAEHMFIVGVRGPGGRVTYLTGAFPAGCGKTSTAMVADTVVGDDLAIIHSVDGVARAINPEVGMFGIIDDVNPRDDPDIYRILTDPSVEVIFANVLLTEDGEVWWRGKPSSPRRGVNYAGPWWPGKLDESGREVLPSHPNGRFTVSIRHLGSVDPAIDDPAGVPVSGFLFGGRDPDTWPPVQEAFDWFHGIVTMGASLESERTAAVLGRAGEMEFNPYAILDFLSISPGAFTELHFRFAEKLRAAPRIFAVNYFLRGRDGRYLTEKLDKKVWLKWIELRCHGDLGAVRTPAGLIPVYEDLRKLFDEVLGKSFSEELYRELFAVRVPQHLAKIERVYSIYRGIPDTPPLLFRILEEQKRRLEEARQRYGERIDPFTLDRS; encoded by the coding sequence GTGGGGGATTTGAGGCTGGTCGAGCTCCACGACTACCGGGGTGTTCTCGAGAGGCTGGAGCCGCGGGAGCAGGTTGAGAGGCTCTTCCGCGTTCGGAGCGAGAGGCTTCTGAGGGACGTGGCGATCGTGGCTTCGGTGGCTGAGCCCAGCTCGCTTTTCGTCCACACGGGGTCGCCTGCGGACAGGGAGTACGTGAGGAGGAGGGCGCTGGAGAGGGGTGAGGAGCTGCCGTCCAGGATCCCTCTGCACACGGTGCACTTCGACGGGCCCAGGGACCTGGCTAGGGATAAGGTGAACACGAGGATACTGGTGCCGGGAGGGCGCGGCGTGCCTCTGATCAACACCATGGACCGGGCTGCGGGCCTCCGGGAGCTCGCGGAGCTTATGCGGGGGGTTATGCGCGGGAAGGAGATGTTCGTCTCGTTCTACCTCTACGGGCCCCGCGGCTCTCCTTTCTCGCTGTACGGGGTGCAGATCACCGACTCGGCTTACGTGATCCACAGCGAGGACATCCTGTACCGCAGCTGCTACGAGGAGTTCACCGAGCGCGCTGACATCGAGTACATGCTTTTCGTGCACTCCGCGGGCGAGAGGGACGAGAACGGGTGGAGCCGGAGCACCGAGAAGAGGAGAATCTACATCGACTTGGAGGGGAACGCTACCTACAGCGTGAACACCCAGTACGCGGGCAACACCGTGGGTTTGAAGAAGCTGGCCTTGAGGCTGGCGGTCTACAAGGGCTTCAGGGAGGGGTGGCTCGCGGAGCACATGTTCATCGTGGGGGTGCGCGGCCCGGGGGGCAGGGTGACGTACCTCACGGGCGCTTTCCCCGCGGGCTGCGGCAAGACTTCCACGGCGATGGTCGCGGACACTGTTGTGGGAGACGACCTGGCGATCATCCACAGCGTTGACGGGGTGGCGAGAGCTATCAACCCGGAAGTGGGGATGTTCGGGATAATCGATGACGTGAACCCGAGGGACGACCCCGACATATACCGGATCCTGACGGACCCCAGCGTCGAGGTTATCTTCGCTAACGTCCTCTTGACGGAGGACGGCGAGGTCTGGTGGCGCGGCAAGCCCAGCAGCCCCCGGAGGGGGGTGAACTACGCTGGCCCCTGGTGGCCGGGAAAGCTCGACGAGAGCGGGAGGGAGGTGCTGCCCTCGCACCCTAACGGCCGGTTCACGGTCAGCATCCGGCACCTGGGCAGCGTAGACCCGGCGATCGACGACCCGGCCGGTGTCCCCGTCTCAGGCTTCCTTTTCGGCGGCAGGGATCCCGACACGTGGCCTCCAGTGCAGGAGGCTTTCGACTGGTTCCACGGTATCGTAACGATGGGCGCATCCCTGGAGTCGGAGCGTACCGCGGCTGTCCTCGGGAGGGCGGGGGAGATGGAGTTCAACCCTTACGCGATCCTCGACTTCCTCTCGATCTCCCCCGGGGCTTTCACGGAGCTGCACTTCAGGTTTGCTGAGAAGCTTAGAGCCGCGCCGCGTATCTTCGCGGTGAACTACTTCCTGAGGGGTAGGGATGGCCGCTACCTCACCGAGAAGCTGGACAAGAAGGTTTGGCTGAAGTGGATAGAGCTGCGCTGCCACGGCGACTTGGGTGCCGTTAGAACGCCTGCCGGGCTCATCCCGGTGTACGAGGACCTCCGAAAGCTCTTCGACGAGGTTCTCGGCAAGAGCTTCAGCGAGGAGCTCTACAGGGAGCTCTTCGCCGTGAGGGTGCCGCAGCACCTCGCTAAAATAGAGCGCGTCTACTCGATATACCGCGGCATACCCGACACGCCTCCCCTACTCTTCCGGATCCTCGAGGAGCAGAAGAGGAGGCTGGAGGAAGCGCGCCAGCGCTACGGCGAGCGTATCGACCCGTTCACCCTCGACCGCTCCTGA
- a CDS encoding DUF711 family protein, producing MYRFRALAYHAPLPRGDLDSYISQLRVGEAGELARELSKRREVWTVRAVSPPAREAAEALGVSLEKYVEAFYEEARRTAGYVAFPLSSLEPSLLAELAASYERAYFSAPYSTALENAIVEALRKLPEEAGWAAGSRFAVAFGGAPVTAYFPATTSEGEGFTLSLLYPNHVAEELERGKSLPEALRSVALEAYRLAHEAREAAGSSLKLLGIDLSLSPWERESVAALLEKLLGLPLFSPGTQGVLHLVNTALSSTASTLEAVGFNEVMLPLAEDARLKELAAVGQLRLRDLVAATFTCVAGLDMVPIPSTAEDSILKGLMRDLAAAHAVKNRKLGMRLILVDAEPGEEVDLGMFGKTPVLDPLQ from the coding sequence GTGTACCGCTTCCGAGCGCTAGCCTACCACGCGCCGCTCCCCCGAGGCGACCTCGACAGCTACATCTCGCAGCTGAGGGTCGGCGAGGCCGGGGAGCTGGCGCGCGAGCTCTCCAAGAGGAGGGAAGTCTGGACGGTCCGCGCCGTCTCACCCCCCGCTCGCGAGGCTGCTGAAGCTCTCGGGGTAAGCCTCGAGAAGTACGTGGAAGCCTTCTACGAGGAGGCTAGGAGAACCGCGGGCTACGTAGCCTTCCCCCTCTCGAGCCTAGAGCCCAGCCTTCTCGCCGAGCTCGCGGCAAGCTACGAGCGAGCGTACTTCTCAGCGCCCTACAGCACCGCTCTCGAGAACGCGATCGTGGAAGCGCTGCGCAAGCTACCCGAAGAGGCAGGCTGGGCCGCTGGCTCCAGGTTCGCCGTAGCTTTCGGCGGAGCGCCCGTGACAGCCTACTTCCCGGCCACCACGAGCGAAGGGGAGGGCTTCACCCTCAGCCTCCTCTACCCTAACCACGTCGCCGAGGAGCTCGAGAGAGGCAAGAGCCTGCCCGAAGCGCTGCGCAGCGTAGCGCTCGAAGCCTACAGGCTAGCCCACGAGGCGCGCGAGGCAGCAGGCTCGAGCCTGAAGCTGCTGGGCATCGACCTCTCCCTCTCGCCCTGGGAGAGGGAGAGCGTCGCAGCCCTCCTCGAGAAGCTCCTCGGGCTCCCCCTCTTCAGCCCCGGCACCCAGGGCGTGCTGCACCTAGTCAACACAGCGCTCAGCAGCACCGCCTCCACGCTCGAAGCAGTAGGCTTCAACGAGGTAATGCTCCCTCTAGCAGAGGACGCGAGGCTCAAAGAGCTCGCCGCAGTCGGCCAGCTGAGGCTTCGAGACCTCGTCGCCGCCACATTCACCTGCGTTGCAGGCCTCGACATGGTCCCCATCCCCTCCACAGCCGAGGACTCCATCCTCAAAGGGTTGATGAGGGACCTCGCCGCAGCCCACGCCGTGAAGAACCGGAAGCTCGGAATGCGGCTCATCCTAGTAGACGCCGAGCCCGGCGAAGAAGTCGACCTAGGAATGTTCGGCAAAACCCCCGTCCTCGACCCCCTCCAGTGA
- a CDS encoding nucleotidyl transferase AbiEii/AbiGii toxin family protein, translating to MASRIPLIRILRGKMLRIAELQDAVIVELSKHVDFVLRGGTAVWRVYGGKRFSYDIDLYCPQPESIPEVLSRSFNLPHSSTVPGYLYLRVSDRETVEVEAARPSREVDAVEAEYWLVDGTKLVVRALSPCALLEEKASAYLDRRKARDLYDVYYMLDFCEDTERRRSAARPLLAALAEPPGDYSLLDELILAGRAPSFKTVVEKVRRAASQEVH from the coding sequence ATGGCTTCCAGGATCCCGCTCATCCGCATTTTGAGAGGAAAGATGCTGCGGATAGCTGAACTCCAGGACGCTGTGATCGTGGAGCTTTCCAAGCACGTGGATTTCGTCCTGAGGGGTGGTACAGCTGTCTGGAGGGTGTACGGTGGTAAGAGGTTCTCTTACGACATAGACCTCTACTGCCCGCAGCCCGAGAGCATACCGGAGGTGCTCTCCAGGAGCTTCAACCTCCCCCACTCCAGCACGGTGCCCGGATACTTATACCTCCGCGTCAGCGATAGAGAAACTGTGGAAGTAGAAGCTGCACGCCCCTCAAGAGAGGTGGATGCAGTGGAGGCGGAGTACTGGCTCGTGGATGGGACGAAGCTGGTTGTCAGAGCCCTCTCCCCCTGCGCCCTGCTCGAGGAGAAGGCCTCAGCCTACCTCGACAGGCGTAAAGCTAGGGATCTCTACGACGTCTACTACATGCTGGACTTCTGCGAAGACACGGAGAGAAGGAGGAGCGCCGCCCGACCCCTCCTCGCCGCGCTCGCCGAGCCGCCCGGGGATTACAGCCTCCTGGACGAGCTGATCCTCGCCGGTAGGGCTCCCAGCTTCAAGACGGTTGTAGAGAAGGTGAGGAGAGCTGCCTCGCAGGAAGTACACTAG